A single window of Alosa alosa isolate M-15738 ecotype Scorff River chromosome 11, AALO_Geno_1.1, whole genome shotgun sequence DNA harbors:
- the gnrhr4 gene encoding gonadotropin releasing hormone receptor 4: MNDNCTNISTVMFDQLVQNTSCESPLCNRSAVPDHFLRLPTFSTAAKIRVITTFTLCAVSAVCNLAVLWEASTNNKRRSHVRILIINLTVADLLVTFIVMPVDAVWNITVQWLAGDVACRFLMFMKLVAMYSCAFVTVVISLDRQSAILNPLAISEAKRKNKIMLIIAWTMSVILSIPQMFIFHSVTITFPANFTQCTTRGSFLQHWEETLYNMFTFVCLFLLPLVIMIVCYTRILREIWRIAKGNMSSKEVNLRRSNNYIPKARMRALKMSIVIVTSFIVCWTPYYLLGLWYWFFPDDLEETVSHSMTHILFIFGLFNACLDPITYGLFTIHFRKRLKRYCHEAVALNESDNNSMMTGSFKCSPSPFRMKKLAQNSQTGSRPQSIERQQCKTQEPPNNCLTADTDLGDPNC, encoded by the exons ATGAATGACAATTGTACTAACATCTCCACAGTCATGTTTGACCAGCTTGTGCAGAACACAAGCTGTGAATCCCCGCTGTGCAACAGAAGCGCAGTGCCAGATCACTTTCTCCGGTTGCCTACTTTTTCCACTGCAGCCAAAATCAGAGTGATAACTACCTTTACTTTGTGCGCGGTGTCGGCAGTCTGTAATCTCGCCGTGCTGTGGGAGGCTAGTACCAACAACAAGCGGAGGTCTCATGTACGAATCCTCATTATAAATCTTACTGTGGCGGATCTGCTGGTGACATTCATCGTGATGCCTGTCGACGCAGTGTGGAACATCACTGTCCAGTGGCTGGCTGGGGACGTGGCCTGTCGGTTCCTCATGTTCATGAAACTTGTCGCAATGTACTCCTGCGCCTTTGTCACTGTTGTCATCAGCCTCGACCGACAATCTGCCATCCTGAACCCACTGGCTATCAGTGAGGCCAAGAGGAAGAACAAAATCATGTTGATCATTGCGTGGACCATGAGTGTGATTCTGTCTATCCCACAG ATGTTCATCTTTCACAGCGTCACCATCACCTTCCCGGCAAACTTCACACAGTGTACAACCCGGGGCAGCTTCCTCCAACACTGGGAGGAAACTCTCTACAACATGTTCACGTTTGTgtgtctcttcctccttcccctGGTCATCATGATTGTCTGCTACACACGCATCCTGCGGGAAATATGGCGAATAGCAAAAGGAAACA TGTCCTCCAAAGAGGTTAATCTCCGGCGTTCCAACAACTACATCCCAAAGGCGCGCATGAGAGCGTTAAAGATGAGCATTGTCATCGTGACCTCTTTCATCGTCTGCTGGACGCCGTACTATCTACTGGGCCTATGGTACTGGTTCTTCCCTGACGACTTGGAGGAGACCGTGTCCCACTCAATGACTCACATCCTCTTCATATTCGGCCTATTCAACGCTTGCTTGGACCCAATCACATACGGCTTGTTCACAATCCACTTCCGCAAGAGACTGAAGCGATATTGCCATGAAGCGGTGGCGCTGAATGAGTCTGATAACAACTCAATGATGACCGGCTCGTTTAAGTGCTCACCATCGCCTTTCCGCATGAAGAAGCTCGCTCAGAACAGTCAGACTGGCAGCCGACCTCAGAGCATAGAGCGTCAACAGTGCAAGACACAGGAACCACCTAACAATTGTCTCACTGCAGACACAGACCTAGGAGATCCAAACTGTTGA